The region GCGCGCCAGTGATTTCAATCTTCAGCTTTTTAACATCACCCGTCAACCAGCTGAGCGGAACTTGCGACGTATTGCTGTAGATATCGTTTATGTTCGTGAAGTAGCCCGATTTGACGCTTTTTGGACGAACGGTAATGACATCGCCGGCTTTAACGCGAATCGACGGAATATCAACGCGGCGGCCATTGAGTTCGAAATGCCCGTGGCTCACGAGTTGGCGCGCTTGGCGGCGGCTCGTCGCGAAACCAGCGCGATATACAGCATTATCTAAACGTAACTCCAGGAATTTCAGTAGGTTTTCACCAGCGAGTCCCGGCTTGCGAACCGCTTCGTTCATCAACTTTGCGAATTGCTTTTCAAGCAAACCATACATGCGGCGCACTTTCTGCTTTTCACGCAGCTGCGTAGCGTACATGCTCTGCTTGCCTTGGCGTCCATGAGCGTGCTCGCCCGGAATACCACTTTTACGCGCAAGAATCTTATGCGCTTTTGGATGAAGCGCAACGCCTTCGCGGCGGCTCTGCTTCACTATTGGGCTTCTATCTCGCGCCATTACGCCCTCCTTGCCTTTCGCGGACGGACACCACCGTGCGGAACGCCGGTCACGTCTTTTATACTATTAACTGTGATATCAAACGTACTGAGTGCA is a window of Candidatus Saccharimonadaceae bacterium ML1 DNA encoding:
- the rpsD gene encoding 30S ribosomal protein S4; the encoded protein is MARDRSPIVKQSRREGVALHPKAHKILARKSGIPGEHAHGRQGKQSMYATQLREKQKVRRMYGLLEKQFAKLMNEAVRKPGLAGENLLKFLELRLDNAVYRAGFATSRRQARQLVSHGHFELNGRRVDIPSIRVKAGDVITVRPKSVKSGYFTNINDIYSNTSQVPLSWLTGDVKKLKIEITGAPKREEAEADINEQLIVEYYSR